CGGAATTTCACGTGTTCCGCCGTACTCAGGATCCACTCTGGAGAGAATGTGCTTTCGATTACGGGGCTTTTACCCTCTTCGGCGGACCTTTCCAGGTCGCTTCATCTACCACATTCCTTTGTAACTCCGTATAGAGTGTCCTACAACCCCAAGAAGCAAGCTTCTTGGTTTGGGCTCTTCCCGTTTCGCTCGCCGCTACTAAGGGAATCGATGTTTCTTTCTCTTCCTCCGGGTACTTAGATGTTTCAGTTCTCCGGGTGTGCCACGAGTATGCTATGTATTCACATACACGTACTGTCCCATTATGGACAGTGGGTTTCCCCATTCGGAAATCTTCGGATCAAAGCTCACTTACAGCTCCCCGAAGCATATCGGTGTTAGTGCCGTCCTTCATCGGCTCCTAGTGCCAAGGCATCCGCCGTGCGCCCTTTCTAACTTAACCTATAAAAGGTCCAACTTCATCCTAGCGATAGGATTCAGAAGGTTAAAAAGATTGCTTGAATCGCAAATATGCGACTCGGTTGATTACTTGATTACTTTCAATGTCGTTTTATCCAGTTTTCAATGAACAAGAAAAAAGCTTTGAACACTCATACAATGAGCCTTCAAAACTGAACGCAAAACGTTAACGTGATAGATCGAAGATCTATCTTCCGAATGTTCCTTCCATATTTCAGGCAAGAAAACATAATCCTTAGAAAGGAGGTGATCCAGCCGCACCTTCCGATACGGCTACCTTGTTACGACTTCACCCCAATCATCTGTCCCACCTTCGGCGGCTAGCTCCCCTAAGGGTTACCCCACCGACTTCGGGTGTTACAAACTCTCGTGGTGTGACGGGCGGTGTGTACAAGACCCGGGAACGTATTCACCGTGGCATGCTGATCCACGATTACTAGCGATTCCGGCTTCATGCAGGCGAGTTGCAGCCTGCAATCCGAACTGGGAACGATTTTGTGGGATTGGCTCCCCCTCGCGGGTTTGCAGCCCTCTGTATCGTCCATTGTAGCACGTGTGTAGCCCAGGTCATAAGGGGCATGATGATTTGACGTCATCCCCACCTTCCTCCGGTTTGTCACCGGCAGTCACATTAGAGTGCCCAACTGAATGATGGCAACTAACATTAAGGGTTGCGCTCGTTGCGGGACTTAACCCAACATCTCACGACACGAGCTGACGACAACCATGCACCACCTGTCACCAGTGTCCCCGAAGGGAAAATCATGTCTCCATGACGGTCACTGGGATGTCAAGACCTGGTAAGGTTCTTCGCGTTGCTTCGAATTAAACCACATGCTCCACCGCTTGTGCGGGTCCCCGTCAATTCCTTTGAGTTTCAGCCTTGCGGCCGTACTCCCCAGGCGGAGTGCTTAATGCGTTAGCTGCAGCACTAAGGGGCGGAAACCCCCTAACACTTAGCACTCATCGTTTACGGCGTGGACTACCAGGGTATCTAATCCTGTTTGCTCCCCACGCTTTCGCGCCTCAGCGTCAGTTACAGACCAGAAAGCCGCCTTCGCCACTGGTGTTCCTCCACATCTCTACGCATTTCACCGCTACACGTGGAATTCCGCTTTCCTCTTCTGTACTCAAGTCCTCCAGTTTCCAATGACCCTCCACGGTTGAGCCGTGGGCTTTCACATCAGACTTAAAGGACCGCCTGCGCGCGCTTTACGCCCAATAATTCCGGACAACGCTTGCCACCTACGTATTACCGCGGCTGCTGGCACGTAGTTAGCCGTGGCTTTCTGGTAAGGTACCGTCAAGGTACAGGCAGTTACTCCTGTACTTGTTCTTCCCTTACAACAGAGCTTTACGATCCGAAAACCTTCTTCACTCACGCGGCATTGCTCCATCAGACTTTCGTCCATTGTGGAAGATTCCCTACTGCTGCCTCCCGTAGGAGTCTGGGCCGTGTCTCAGTCCCAGTGTGGCCGATCACCCTCTCAGGTCGGCTACGCATCGTTGCCTTGGTGAGCCATTACCCCACCAACTAGCTAATGCGCCGCGGGCCCATCCTTCAGTGACAGCGAGACGCCGTCTTTCAACATCTTCTCATGCGAGATGATGGATTATTCGGTATTAGCCCCGGTTTCCCGGAGTTATCCCCATCTGAAGGGTAGGTTGCCCACGTGTTACTCACCCGTCCGCCGCTAACTGTTGGAAGCAAGCTTCCAACAGTTCGCTCGACTTGCATGTATTAGGCATGCCGCCAGCGTTCGTCCTGAGCCAGGATCAAACTCTCCATAAGACTGACAGACAATCTGCAGTGAATTGCGTCGTTGATTTCAGTCGATCAGTCGGTCACGTACCTAAGTACGCTTCCTCCTTCTCCCCTTCATCTCCTAGCACTTCACTACATCTTGTCAGTCAGTAAAACGAAAATTCGATTAGCTCGAGTTTCATTTGCTGGCATCAATTAAGATACTCATTTTGTTTATGTCATCGTATGATGCATAAACTGTATTTCGTTAACGTTTTGCTGTTCAGTTTTCAAGGTTCATGTTGCAGTCGCGTTCTTGACTGTTCTATTACTATATCAGACGCATTTAAAACTGTCAACAACTTTGGACAACCTTTTTTAATTTCTTTTTCGTTTCTTTTAGATTCGATGCCATTAACTCTCTTAAAGTGTAGCTTAAAAATAGTTAAAACCGCTTCCCTATTGGACTGGGAAGCGGTTTGATATTACTTAATATAGATGAAATACAAAATGAAGATCACAAAGAGTCCGTACATAATTGGATGAATTTCTTTTCTTCTACCGCTTACCAGCATTGTAATGGGATAGAAAACGAAACCGATTGCTATACCTGTTGCGATACTGTACGTCAACGGCATGGCGATAATCGTAAAGAATGCTGGAACTGCAATTTCGAAACGAGTCCATTCTATGTTTCCTAATGTCGACACCATTAATACCCCAACGATAATTAAAGCCGGCGCCGTAACTGCCGGTGTGATGACTAGTAGCAAAGGAGAGAAGAACAATGCGAGTAAAAACAACAAGGCAGTTACAATAGAAGCAAATCCTGTCTTGGCACCCGCCGCAACACCTGCAGTGGATTCAATATAAGAAGTAGTAGTGGATGTACCCATTACCGCTCCTGTTACGGTTGCCAAAGAATCTGCAAGCAATGCGTTGCCGGCACGTGGAAGTCGGTCTTCCTTCATTAGACCTGCTTGTGTAGCAACTGCAACTAGTGTTCCAGCTGTATCGAAGAAGTCTACAAATAAGAATGTGATGACGATCACGAGAAATTGTGTTGTCATCAATGAAGCTGGGTCGTTAAGAATCGCATCAAAGGCTGCACCAAACGTGGGAGCGACTGACGGAATTTTATCTACTACCTTGTGTGGCACGTCTATTAGACTGACCGCCATTCCCAAAACCGTGGTCATAATCATCCCGTAGAAAATAGCACCTTTGATTTTCCTTACCATCATGATAATTGTAATGACTAACCCAAAAATCGTTAGCAATGTAGGGCCAGCTGTTAAATCACCTAAACCTACTAGTGTATTTTCATCCGCCACAATAATTTTAGCGTTTTGCAGACCTAGGAATGTAATGAACAAACCTATACCTGCACCTACCGCAAACTTCAGCTGCGCTGGTATTGCATTGATGATCATTTCACGTAAACCTGTTAAGGAAAGAATAATAAAGATTACCCCTGAGAATAATACTCCAGTCAATCCTGTTTGCCATGGTATACCATAAGTCAACACTACCGTGAAAGCGAAGAACGCGTTTAACCCCATACCTGGAGCTAAACCGATTGGATATCTGGCTATCAAGCCCATAAACAATGTTCCAACCGCTGCTGCGAGCGCTGTAGCAACAAACACAGCACCTTTATCCATTCTCATGGAATCAGGCAAATCAGGTACAACATCCAAAGATAACATGATTGGATTAACAGCTAGAATATAGGCCATTGCTAAAAACGTAGTAATTCCACCGATGATTTCGCGACGATAATTGGTGCCAAGCTTTTCGAACTCAAAATATTTTTTCATTGTGACCTTCCTTACTCTCATTATGTAAAAAGAGACATGCGAAATAAATTCGCACGCCTCTTCTTTAATCCAATAGAAATTACATTTCCATCTTGAATCGTAGTCGAAACATTTACGGTGTTTCGGTAGAGACTTCTAGGCCTTATTCCCAGCGTTATACGATCATATTCTGTTGTTTAACTTATTCCCACTCGATAGTGCCAGGTGGTTTTGCCGTGATATCATACACAACACGATTGACTTGATCCACTTCAGTTGTAATTCTAGTGCTGATTTTTTCCAGCACATCGAATGGTATACGAGCCCAGTCTGCTGTCATGCCATCTACCGAGTGAACCGCTCTAATACCAACCGCATAGTCGTAAGAACGTTGTTCGTTTCGAACACCTACGCTTCGGATATTTGGTAATACTGCGAAATATTGCCAGATCGAACGATCAAGTCCGGCTTTTGCAATTTCATCACGTAATATAAAGTCTGCATCGCGAACGATTTCAAGCTTCTCTTCCGTAATTTCACCAAGCACACGAACTCCAAGTCCTGGACCAGGGAATGGTTGACGATTAACGATTTCTTCAGGCAATCCAAGTTCCGCCCCTACCGCACGCACTTCATCTTTAAACAATGCACGTAATGGCTCGATTAACTCGAAGTCCATATCTTCAGGCAAACCGCCCACATTATGGTGAGATTTAATAGTTGCAGAAGTTGCAGTTCCGCTCTCGATGATGTCTGCATAAATTGTACCTTGTGCTAAATATTTAATACCGTCTAGTTTAGCGGATTCTTCATCAAATACGTAAATAAATTCATTACCTATAATCTTACGTTTTTGCTCAGGGTCTGTAACACCTTCTAGCTTGTTCAAGAAGCGTTCGCGTGCATCTACTTTAATAAAGTGCATGCTGAATTGTTCGCTGAATGTTTTCACTACACTTTCGACTTCGCCTTTACGGAGCAAACCGTGGTCCACGAAAATACAAGTCAACTGGTCACCGATTGCACGGTCGATTAAAGCAGCTACTACTGAAGAGTCTACTCCACCACTTAGCGCACAAAGCACTTTACGATCACCAACTGTTGAGCGAATCTTCTCCACTTCTATTTCAATGAAACGATCCATTGTCCAGTCTCCTGAAGCTTTACAGACTTCAAAAACAAAGTTACGCAAGAAAGCTTTACCGTTTTCCGAACGATAATCTTCTGGATGGAATTGAATCGCATAGATTTGTTGTTCGTCATTTGAAATAGCTACAATATTACCAGCCGAATCTTTTGCGGATACAGTAAATCCTTTAGGTAATTCCGCAATATCAGCACTGTGGCTCACCCAGACGTTTTGTTTGTCAGTCTGACCAGCAAACAATGTAGATGTAGTATCCACTGTCAACGTTTCTTCTTTGCTTTCGCCGCTTGAATTCTTTTCTACCTTACCATCTAAATGATCGACAATTACTTGAGCTCCGTAACTGATGCCCAATACAGGAATGCCTAATTCGAATATTGCCGGATCGATAGCATACGCGTTCTCGTCTCCAACAGATGCTGAACCACCGGAAAGTACGATACCGACTGG
This window of the Sporosarcina ureae genome carries:
- a CDS encoding NCS2 family permease, with amino-acid sequence MKKYFEFEKLGTNYRREIIGGITTFLAMAYILAVNPIMLSLDVVPDLPDSMRMDKGAVFVATALAAAVGTLFMGLIARYPIGLAPGMGLNAFFAFTVVLTYGIPWQTGLTGVLFSGVIFIILSLTGLREMIINAIPAQLKFAVGAGIGLFITFLGLQNAKIIVADENTLVGLGDLTAGPTLLTIFGLVITIIMMVRKIKGAIFYGMIMTTVLGMAVSLIDVPHKVVDKIPSVAPTFGAAFDAILNDPASLMTTQFLVIVITFLFVDFFDTAGTLVAVATQAGLMKEDRLPRAGNALLADSLATVTGAVMGTSTTTSYIESTAGVAAGAKTGFASIVTALLFLLALFFSPLLLVITPAVTAPALIIVGVLMVSTLGNIEWTRFEIAVPAFFTIIAMPLTYSIATGIAIGFVFYPITMLVSGRRKEIHPIMYGLFVIFILYFIYIK
- the guaA gene encoding glutamine-hydrolyzing GMP synthase, translating into MSNAPVLAGQEKIVVLDYGSKYNQLFTRTIREFGVYSELHAHTTTIEEIKKMNPVGIVLSGGSASVGDENAYAIDPAIFELGIPVLGISYGAQVIVDHLDGKVEKNSSGESKEETLTVDTTSTLFAGQTDKQNVWVSHSADIAELPKGFTVSAKDSAGNIVAISNDEQQIYAIQFHPEDYRSENGKAFLRNFVFEVCKASGDWTMDRFIEIEVEKIRSTVGDRKVLCALSGGVDSSVVAALIDRAIGDQLTCIFVDHGLLRKGEVESVVKTFSEQFSMHFIKVDARERFLNKLEGVTDPEQKRKIIGNEFIYVFDEESAKLDGIKYLAQGTIYADIIESGTATSATIKSHHNVGGLPEDMDFELIEPLRALFKDEVRAVGAELGLPEEIVNRQPFPGPGLGVRVLGEITEEKLEIVRDADFILRDEIAKAGLDRSIWQYFAVLPNIRSVGVRNEQRSYDYAVGIRAVHSVDGMTADWARIPFDVLEKISTRITTEVDQVNRVVYDITAKPPGTIEWE